In Leucoraja erinacea ecotype New England unplaced genomic scaffold, Leri_hhj_1 Leri_1568S, whole genome shotgun sequence, a single window of DNA contains:
- the LOC129715975 gene encoding obscurin-like protein 1, which produces MDVFGGAPRFVAYPRTYTVPDGADAVLKCQIAGDPRPTVVWERDKSRILPSARHRLLEDSGVYQLVVTEARLEDSGQYVCKAKNAVGETYAAATLRVREGGGCSDKPTFLVRPSSARVSRGDDVVFAGRLGGNPPPTVTWDKDGRELGQIFESGHYSVGREEGEGWHHLKIFGARPPDAGVYLCRAANVYGQSMAAAVLLVDPGQIQPPPPPPPPPHPPPPTTTMTTPPPTTTMTMTTPPPTTTMTVDSPEGTPRREGAPRRAAVKVKGFAVCQGKHAKFRCRVTGKPKPEIYWCKDGEPVAAGRRHLLYEDRDGYFNLKMLYCRPGDGGLYTCAASNSAGNTLSSVLLHITEPQTKFRSQLRDVEVRERERAVLECEVPAGSVPSAWYLEDRRLRPSAKYVIEQRGALRRLTINDVTMDDDGVYLCQMREGGRSVAELAVKGKIVKRLPRKLSVVEGENAAFCVELDEAGVDVRWYKDGELLRETHKTIIKSFGKTHILVLVNAGPEDAGTVTFVISESKSTCQLKVKGRSRSVPGPPVKVRLGCERVNAAWLEWGPPAPAEGDGEGPAGATGYVVERQELGAEEWLQCVTTETCGPVQVLGDSVPAEAQYRFRVCSVNAYGRGGSTLFPGTVHLVTQDWEIGEGVRLLTPAARIRHHLDDVSVTEGVDAEFAVELTARLMGTWHVQGRQIQDDERFAVGQDQCRHSLCIRRAALEDNQAQVTLIAHGVRDSALLYVQAAPVTISLPPGTQRDLLVTAPDTIDLSCRVSRADARVDWSKDGRELGPSDQLTLETSGQTRRLVVQSSRTSDSGQYTCHTADSVVTFCVTVSAAPVTISLTPGTQRDLLVTAPDTIDLSCRVSRADARVDWSKDGRELGPSDQLTLETSGQTRRLVVQSSRTSDSGQYTCHTADSVVTFCVTVS; this is translated from the exons ATGGACGTGTTTGGCGGAGCCCCCCGGTTCGTGGCGTACCCCAGGACGTACACGGTGCCGGACGGCGCGGACGCGGTGCTGAAGTGCCAGATCGCGGGCGATCCCCGGCCCACGGTGGTGTGGGAGCGCGACAAGTCCCGCATCCTCCCCTCGGCCCGCCACCGCCTGCTGGAGGACAGCGGCGTCTACCAGCTGGTGGTGACCGAGGCCCGTCTGGAGGACAGCGGCCAGTACGTCTGCAAGGCCAAGAACGCGGTGGGCGAGACCTACGCCGCTGCCACGCTACGGGTGCGCGAGGGCGGAGGATGCAGCGACAAGCCCACGTTCCTGGTCCGGCCCAGCTCCGCCAGGGTCTCACGGGGAGACGATGTGGTCTTCGCGGGACGTCTGGGCGGCAACCCTCCGCCCACGGTGACCTGGGACAAGGACGGCCGGGAACTGGGCCAGATCTTCGAGAGCGGCCACTACAGTGTTGGTCGGGAGGAGGGCGAAGGCTGGCACCACCTGAAGATCTTTGGCGCGCGCCCGCCAGATGCGGGGGTCTACCTCTGCCGGGCCGCCAACGTCTACGGCCAGTCTATGGCAGCGGCCGTTCTTCTGGTGGACCCCGGGCAGatccagccccctccccctccccctcctcctcctcatcctcctcctccgaCGACGACGATGACAACTCCTCCTCCGACGACGACGATGACGATGACGACTCCTCCTCCGACGACGACGATGACCGTGGACTCCCCGGAGGGAACGCCGCGccgggagggagcgccgcgccgGGCCGCGGTCAAGGTGAAGGGATTCGCCGTGTGCCAGGGCAAGCACGCCAAGTTTCGCTGCCGTGTGACCGGGAAGCCCAAGCCCGAGATCTACTGGTGCAAGGACGGCGAGCCCGTGGCCGCGGGGAGGCGCCACCTCCTCTACGAGGACCGGGACGGCTACTTCAACCTGAAGATGCTCTACTGCAGGCCGGGCGATGGTGGACTCTACACCTGCGCTGCCTCCAACTCTGCCGGCAACACGCTCAGCTCAGTGTTGCTGCACATCACAG AACCTCAGACCAAGTTCCGTAGCCAGCTGCGGGACGTGGAGGTGAGGGAACGCGAGCGGGCCGTGCTGGAGTGCGAGGTGCCGGCCGGCTCGGTCCCATCCGCCTGGTACCTGGAGGACCGCAGGCTCCGGCCCAGCGCCAAGTACGTGATCGAGCAACGGGGCGCTCTACGCCGGCTCACCATCAACGACGTGACCATGGATGACGATGGCGTCTACCTCTGCcagatgagagagggagggaggagcgtGGCTGAGCTGGCGGTCAAGG GCAAGATCGTGAAGAGGTTGCCGCGGAAGCTGTCCGTGGTGGAGGGGGAGAACGCTGCGTTCTGCGTGGAGCTGGACGAGGCGGGTGTGGACGTGCGCTGGTACAAGGACGGGGAGCTCCTCCGCGAGACCCACAAGACCATCATCAAATCCTTCGGCAAGACCCACATCCTGGTCCTGGTCAATGCCGGCCCGGAGGATGCGGGCACCGTCACCTTCGTCATCAGCGAGTCCAAGTCGACATGCCAGCTGAAGGTCAAAG GCAGGAGCCGGTCGGTGCCGGGACCTCCGGTGAAGGTGCGTCTGGGCTGCGAGCGGGTGAACGCAGCCTGGTTGGAGTGGGGGCCGCCAGCACCGGCGGAGGGCGATGGCGAGGGGCCGGCGGGGGCCACGGGCTACGTGGTGGAGCGGCAGGAGCTGGGGGCCGAGGAGTGGCTGCAGTGCGTCACCACCGAGACCTGCGGCCCCGTACAGGTGCTGGGCGACAGCGTTCCCGCCGAGGCGCAGTACCGCTTCCGTGTCTGCTCCGTCAACGCCTACGGTCGCGGCGGCTCCACGCTCTTCCCCGGGACCGTGCATCTTG tGACGCAGGATTgggagattggggagggggtgaggttacT taCCCCGGCAGCCCGTATCCGCCACCACTTGGATGATGTGTCGGTGACGGAGGGCGTTGACGCTGAGTTTGCCGTGGAGCTGACGGCGCGGCTCATGGGCACGTGGCACGTGCAGGGCCGGCAAATCCAGGATGACGAGCGTTTTGCCGTCGGGCAGGACCAGTGCCGGCACTCCCTCTGCATCCGCCGGGCGGCACTGGAGGACAACCAGGCCCAGGTCACTTTAATCGCCCACGGCGTGCGCGACTCCGCCCTGCTCTACGTCCAAG CTGCGCCCGTGACCATCTCGCTGCCCCCGGGGACACAGAGGGACCTGCTGGTCACTGCGCCCGACACCATCGACCTGAGCTGCCGGGTGTCCAGAGCCGATGCCCGTGTCGACTGGTCCAAGGACGGCCGGGAGCTCGGCCCCAGTGACCAGCTGAccctggagacgtcaggacagaCGAGGAGGCTGGTCGTCCAGTCTAGCCGGACATCCGACTCCGGACAGTACACCTGCCACACCGCCGACAGTGTCGTGACTTTCTGTGTCACTGTATCAG CTGCGCCCGTGACCATCTCGCTGACCCCGGGGACACAGAGGGACCTGCTGGTCACTGCGCCCGACACCATCGACCTGAGCTGCCGGGTGTCCAGAGCCGATGCCCGTGTCGACTGGTCCAAGGACGGCCGGGAGCTCGGCCCCAGTGACCAGCTGAccctggagacgtcaggacagaCGAGGAGGCTGGTCGTCCAGTCTAGCCGGACATCCGACTCCGGACAGTACACCTGCCACACCGCCGACAGTGTCGTGACTTTCTGTGTTACTGTATCAG